A region from the Lemur catta isolate mLemCat1 chromosome 7, mLemCat1.pri, whole genome shotgun sequence genome encodes:
- the LOC123642009 gene encoding LOW QUALITY PROTEIN: guanylate cyclase D-like (The sequence of the model RefSeq protein was modified relative to this genomic sequence to represent the inferred CDS: inserted 3 bases in 3 codons; substituted 1 base at 1 genomic stop codon), giving the protein MAMESARRLCLAPPHGLPLTEAHLTSATAECPTHRQQRPLLSPQESGGARLQGGLYPEGWDWMPPYRKTYLLCQGPWGSTLSHPRKAPSLPLLSVVLWGALLGAGSVPHLAWGAGTFTLGVLGPWDCDAIFARALPSLAAQLAVDRTKGYSSLLLGSRLASAVLPTGCDTPHALATFLAHKNTVVAFVGPVNPGYCPAAALLAQSWGKTLFSWACGVPEGGGELAPTLPSAVHVLLSIMRHFGWARSAIVSSHQDTWVATAQQLATAFRTHGLPVGLVTSLGPGEQGPEEVPKQLCTVDDLKSKYTQASSSCEQPQLRVATVGAPSASDAGLSTHNGPAFSLTTVPCFSNDVRPIKPPLRRAMWELQHENVATCLGFFMAPGASALVLEHCPRGSLEDLLRNKALPLDWTFKASLLLDLIQGMRYLHHRRFPHGHLKSRNCVVDGHFVXTDHGYGALLDAQWAPWPWPAPEELLWTAPELLRGPAGPGPGTLQGDIFSIGIILQEALMXGPPYCSLGLPAEEIIRKVASRSPLLRPLLSPDKGPPECIQRMKQCWEEAPEDRPSLDQIHTQFKGITQGKKAXIADSMLRMLEKCSQHLEDLVQEWTEELELERQKTERXLSQMLPRSVAKALKMGATVELEYFDQVTIYFSDIVGFTTISALSEPIEVVGLLNDLYTLFDAVLRSHDVYKVETTGDAYMLVSGLPRRNGSRHAAKIANVTLDILSSVGDFRMRHVPDVLVRVRAGLRSGPCVAGVVGLTMPRHCLFGDAVNTASRMESTGLPYRIHVSRSTVQTLRSLDEGYKIDIRAQTQLKGKGVEETTWLVGKTGFPRPLPSPRDIKPGELWQDLINREIRAAVAKARQDAAGTRSSGTAWARTRGEDRVGQVSTPAQRVVSPDASIFPALLHFL; this is encoded by the exons ATGGCCATGGAGTCAGCACGCAGGCTCTGCCTGGCTCCACCCCATGGACTTCCACTCACCGAGGCTCATCTGACCTCTGCCACAGCTGAGTGTCCAACCCACCGGCAGCAGAGGCCACTGCTGAGCCCCCAGGAAAGCGGTGGTGCCA ggctgcaggggggcTTATACCCTGAAGGTTGGGACTGGATGCCGCCGTACAGGAAGACCTACCTGCTCTGCCAGGGCCCGTGGGGGTCCACTCTCAGTCATCCAAGGAAAGCCCCTTCCCTGCCACTTCTCTCTGTGGTGCTTTGGGGTGCCCTCCTGGGGGCTGGCTCTGTCCCCCACctggcctggggggcagggaccTTCACCCTGGGGGTGCTGGGTCCCTGGGACTGTGACGCCATCTTTGCCCGGGCCCTTCCCAGCTTGGCTGCCCAGCTGGCTGTGGACCGAACCAAGGGGTACTCCTCACTGTTGCTGGGCTCACGGCTGGCTTCCGCGGTCCTCCCCACAGGCTGTGACACCCCTCACGCCCTGGCCACATTCCTGGCCCACAAGAACACCGTAGTTGCTTTTGTGGGCCCTGTCAATCCTGGCTACTGCCCAGCGGCAGCCCTGCTGGCCCAAAGCTGGGGCAAGACCCTCTTCTCCTGGGCGTGTGGAGTTCCGGAGGGAGGAGGTGAACTGGCACCCACCTTGCCTTCCGCTGTCCACGTGCTGCTGTCCATCATGAGACACTTTGGCTGGGCTCGCTCGGCCATTGTGTCCTCCCACCAGGACACCTGGGTGGCCACAGCCCAGCAGCTGGCCACAGCTTTCAGGACACACGGGCTGCCTGTGGGGCTGGTAACCTCTTTGGGACCTGGGGAGCAGGGGCCCGAGGAGGTCCCGAAGCAGCTCTGCACCGTGGACGACCTGAAAAGTAAGTACACGCAGGCGTCTTCCTCCTGTGAGCAGCCCCAACTGCGTGTGGCCACTGTGGGCGCTCCTTCTGCATCAGACGCTGGGCTGAGCACTCACAACGGCCCTGCCTTTAGCCTCACAACAGTCCC GTGCTTCAGCAATGACGTGAGGCCGATCAAACCCCCGCTTCGTAGGGCG ATGTGGGAGCTTCAGCATGAGAACGTTGCCACCTGCTTGGGCTTTTTCATGGCCCCTGGGGCCAGTGCTCTGGTACTGGAGCACTGCCCCCGGGGCAGCCTGGAGGACCTGCTACGGAACAAGGCCCTGCCGCTAGACTGGACCTTCAAGGCCTCCCTGCTGCTGGATTTGAT CCAGGGCATGAGGTATCTGCACCATAGACGTTTCCCCCATGGCCACCTCAAGTCCAGAAACTGCGTGGTGGACGGCCACTTTG TCACTGACCATGGTTACGGAGCGCTCCTGGATGCTCAGTGGGCTCCCTGGCCCTGGCCAGCCCCGGAAG AGCTGCTGTGGACGGCTCCTGAGCTGCTGCGGGGGCCTGCAGGCCCCGGGCCGGGCACCCTCCAAGGGGACATCTTCAGTATTGGCATCATCCTGCAGGAGGCGCTGATGTGAGGCCCGCCCTACTGCTCCTTGGGACTCCCAGCAGAAG AAATCATCAGGAAGGTGGCGTCTCGCTCTCCTTTGCTCCGGCCGCTGCTGTCCCCTGACAAGGGGCCACCCGAGTGCATCCAGCGGATGAAGCAGTGCTGGGAGGAGGCTCCAGAGGACAGACCGAGCCTGGACCAGATCCACACCCAG TTCAAAGGCATCACCCAGGGCAAGAAGG GCATTGCTGACTCTATGCTGCGGATGCTGGAGAAGTGTTCCCAGCACCTGGAGGACTTGGTCCAGGAGTGGACcgaggagctggagctggagagacagaagacagaaa CTCTCTCCCAGATGCTCCCTCG ATCTGTGGCCAAAGCTCTGAAAATGGGGGCAACTGTGGAGCTGGAGTATTTTGACCAGGTCACCATATACTTCAGTGACATTGTGGGTTTCACCACCATCTCAGCCCTCAGTGAACCCATTGAGGTGGTGGGCTTGCTCAACGATCTCTATACGCTGTTTGATGCTGTTTTGCGAAGCCATGATGTGTATAAG GTGGAGACCACTGGGGACGCCTACATGCTGGTGTCGGGGCTGCCTCGGCGCAATGGGAGCCGGCATGCGGCTAAGATCGCCAACGTGACCCTGGACATCCTTAGCTCTGTGGGCGACTTCCGGATGAGGCACGTGCCCGATGTCCTGGTTCGTGTCAGGGCTGGCCTGCGCTCAG GGCCCTGTGTAGCGGGGGTCGTGGGTCTCACCATGCCTCGGCACTGCCTCTTTGGGGATGCTGTCAACACGGCATCCCGGATGGAGTCCACAGGCCTGC CATACAGAATTCACGTCAGCCGAAGCACTGTGCAGACACTGCGCAGCCTTGATGAAGGCTACAAAATTGACATCAGAGCTCAGACTCAGCTGAAG GGCAAGGGTGTAGAGGAAACCACCTGGCTGGTGGGGAAGACAGGCTTCCCCAGACCCCTCCCCTCACCCCGGGACATCAAACCTGG AGAGCTCTGGCAGGACCTCATAAACCGAGAAATCAGGGCAGCCGTTGCCAAAGCCCGCCAGGATGCGGCTGGGACCCGGAGCTCAGGGACGGCTTGGGCCCGGACTCGAGGAGAGGACAGAGTGGGGCAGGTGTCCACACCGGCCCAGAGAGTTGTGTCCCCGGACGCGTCCATCTTCCCCGCCCTGCTCCACTTCCTTTAA